The following are encoded together in the Thermococcus sibiricus MM 739 genome:
- a CDS encoding ABC transporter permease, which yields MKAEINIALREFHSSIRSKRFVITLASYLFMIFFFTYSIRDELIQRAGQTEVAYTSLPLTGVDGNIVITPLSLSTTSNLSTILIFGSILGITLGADSINREIEDGTIKVLLSHPLYRDHLITGKFLGNALSLGLMISVGFVFSIDYLLLLGIPIDGSSLIRSLIAAFVTLVYTTIFLSMGIAFSSLLKRSEISTLVAIVFVIFLILVYPLVSPTLASKLVGEKPYCPSEYNENKIDSCIAMKEWEKKRLLWKKRLLTLTPTYHYGSLITYVFSGDELTQDYIPLEESLSLGVTSLLIFLNELILPLALAYIRFATMDLN from the coding sequence ATGAAGGCCGAAATCAACATTGCTTTAAGGGAATTTCACTCTTCAATCAGAAGTAAAAGATTTGTAATCACGCTTGCATCTTATCTTTTTATGATATTTTTCTTCACCTATTCGATAAGGGATGAACTTATTCAGAGGGCTGGACAAACAGAAGTAGCATACACCTCCTTACCCTTAACCGGAGTTGATGGAAATATAGTAATAACACCGCTTTCACTATCAACAACCTCAAATTTATCCACGATTCTTATTTTCGGCAGCATACTTGGGATTACATTAGGGGCCGATTCCATAAACCGAGAAATAGAAGATGGAACCATTAAAGTATTACTGAGTCACCCACTGTATAGAGATCACTTAATAACCGGTAAATTTCTTGGAAATGCTCTATCATTGGGTTTAATGATCTCCGTTGGATTTGTGTTTTCTATAGATTATCTCTTATTGCTTGGAATTCCAATAGATGGGTCCTCCCTTATACGAAGCTTAATAGCTGCTTTTGTAACCTTAGTTTATACTACCATATTTCTAAGTATGGGGATTGCTTTTTCAAGTCTCCTGAAAAGGTCTGAGATATCTACTCTCGTAGCAATAGTATTTGTGATATTTTTGATCCTAGTATACCCCCTAGTTTCTCCCACTTTGGCCAGTAAACTTGTTGGAGAAAAACCCTACTGTCCCTCAGAATACAATGAGAACAAAATAGATAGCTGTATAGCAATGAAGGAGTGGGAAAAAAAGAGATTGTTGTGGAAAAAAAGACTTCTAACGCTCACTCCAACCTACCATTATGGATCTCTTATAACATATGTGTTTTCCGGGGATGAGTTAACTCAAGATTATATTCCTCTCGAGGAATCACTTTCATTGGGAGTTACAAGTCTTCTAATATTTTTAAATGAACTAATACTTCCATTAGCGCTAGCATACATACGATTCGCAACTATGGATCTCAACTAG